The region TCAAAGTTGTGCAACCAGACCAATGGATTCAACCAAAATATTCTGGCAAAATGCAAAAGGCAAGTCAAGAGTTCAAACCATCATGTGTGATATCACAAGACTTAAGCTCAATGAGCATATACAGGATTAACTGCTTTTGGCGAAAAGTAATTTAACTTATTGTGACTTGGGAAAGCAGCTGAGTGCAGTATGAGGGTTGGTTGTTTTGATAGACTTCTCAATTTTGAAACAAAAAAGAAATTGCTACTGCACTTATCCGATATTATTGGCTTTTGGTAGAAAGTGGACTCAGtatttgaatgacatttttttgtcctgctTATTTTGCAGAGTATGGATTGAAGCTGGGCAGTCAGATCTTTATCAAGCACATGACTGAAACCGGCCTGGCTGCAAAAGAAggcacactgcaggagggagaCCTTATTCtgaaggtagaaaatgaatcctCCGAAAGCAAACTCCACTGTTTTAAcggctcctcttcctccaatCAGATCAATGGCATGACCACAGAGAATCTGTCTCTGCTGGAGACAAAGCACTTGGTGGAGAAGAGCCGAGGCAAGCTGACCATGACGGTTCTCAGAGACAACCGCAAGTTCCTGGTCAGCATCCCTGAGGTGGAGGACAGTGCCCCCAACAGTGAGGAGGACCGGCGTAGAAATAGCAGCTCTGAGATGGAGGGTGAGGAAGACACAGGGGTATCACCGACATGTATGTGAAGACACTTCACtaattttatgggtttttttatgctccaaTTAGACATTTCAGACCTGGATGATCGTTCACATTCTCATAGAACATCTCGTCATCCTACCAGAGAGAAACGAACGCACAGGTAGACATTTTAGAAGCTATGTATTTCCTCCATCTGGGTGTTGTATAGATTTGAACCTTTCTGGCcgcaatttttttaaacatatttttatgtataaattattttattgcgAACCACACAGAAATATAATGGCCCATCAAAACATTAGTTGTGGCCTCATACAGTACTGTACCTAAAAGTCACTGTGAACATAATTACACTAtaggaaaataagacatattttaagcaatatagtcaaaatatttccTATAGTTTATACTGGAGCATCGCTATATTTCagaggcacaaaaaaaaatatctagtTAATTTGCTGATTAGAGCACAAACCAGGAGTTTGTCACTGTGTgtgtagcgtgtgtgtgtgtgtgtgtgtacacacgaGATAATTCTGCTAGATGCTAATGTAAATATACTTATTTTACATAACACAAATTCCAACAATACCTAAAAACGCCACTAGGCACCAGTGGCTTCCTTCGGGGCATCATCAAAGAGTTAGTAGCTTTATTTGATattggtttattattatatagtggCGACTGAGCTTTCCTACTCCCTCTCTCTGTTTGACACTAGAACCAGAGCAGACATCCCTCTGGTCCACAAGTCCAGGGAGTCTTCTCCAGTGCGTTCCACGTTGACTCGACCTCCAAGAGGCTACGCACCTCGCAGAGGTCAGTCCTGCAAACAGAGACCATGATGCCATGATTGActtgattgtgatgtttttgagaacctttGAATGTTCTTTCTTTCAGCTGCGTATGAATCAGAGTCCGACCGTAGCGCTTCACCGCCTCCTATGAGGATGGACAGTTTGGACATGAGGGACCACTCTAGCAAATACAAGTCAGTAGACAAATGAACTCTGTCTGGActctgtttgtttgtgtacTTACCCTTTTTTTCTGCAGGAGCTTGTCTGGACTGTCCACCCTGCCCAACACGAGATCTTCTTCCTCCCACAACTGGACGTCACCTAGaccttcctcatcctcctcacgACCCCGCAGGCCTGTGTCAGAGTCAGACTCTGACCGCAGCGCCTCCCCCCCGCCGCACAGAGACAGCCCTCGATTAGACAGATATAAGTAAGCTTTGAGTCTCAAATCAGTGAGTGGTCCGGATGATGTTTTTCTTGATAATCCATCAGCATCTTCTTCCTTCTCATTCGTCAGCCCTTTAGTTCTTCCTGCTGATCTGCCTAGCCTGAGAGATTCCCCTATCCTGGTACGGCAGGAACCACCAAGGAGGGTCAACTCTCCCCTGAGAGTCCCACGCCCAggtatataacataataatcacaaCAACAATCTAACTGAGTTCATGTGTTAACCGTATTTGCATGAGCTTTATAAAACGGCATTCAATGTAAATTCAAACTGTTAACAGAAATTCTACATGTCAGCCAACCGTCATATTCTTTCTTCTCAGACTCCGAGTCAGAGTCAGATGGCAGCTCGGCGCCTCCTCGGAGGCAGAGCACCGCCTACAGCCAGGATTCTCACAGCAGATACAGGTACAGATGAAGGCCCCCTCCAAAAGCGTCCTCCACCCCCTCCCCAACCTGTAACCCCCACACCCAACTGGGACAATGACCAGACTGTGCACAAGGCTTTAGCTTAACATTACATTATATCTATTATACTTTTGTTTCCTCTTTTTTTAAGTTACACCAAAGTTACATTTTATGTTCTTCCATtactattgtttttaaaaaattttatgcatgtgtgtgtgtgtgtgtgtgtctgggtgtgtgtgtaaaatcagtttgtagctttttgatttgtgttttgGACTGTACCACTTTTATGTGTttaaacaatgaaataaaagtgaCTTTCACTGAACATGTCCCTCTCATATGTGGCTAAGTGCTGATTAAACAGAGGACACATTGGAAAAACTGCATATTAATACAGCTTTTAaactaaacaaacaaatatatatatatatatacattgaaTTGATCAATACTGGACACAAAGCAGTTAAAGGTCAGAGAGAGAGCTCCCCCCAGTGACGCAAAAGGTGAATATTCAACATTCCCTcattaataatcatcatattaGCCACACCCCCACCCTCTCCAAACATTACTGAGATTTGTTTTCCTCTTCCCTCACTCCCACCTCCCTCTCTTCTCTTCCAGAGTTTTGCCAGATGTTTCCTCACAGCCCAAGCCAAGGCGACAGAGCGCCTCCGGCATCCCTGCTCTCACTGCGTCACACAGAGGTGagtccatttattttatttttgcactatTTTCAAGTCACATTTTGTtacacacacaatgcacacacattGTTATCAAAAATTGATCCAAATTGAAAAAGAAATCTAAAATATATTATCAGGGAAAAAAACTAGTGTTTATACTGGGTCAGTAGCTGCCAAATAAAACAGAGTTGTatctggatctgatccagattgtgcATTTTGCTATCATttgattaatttcaattttttcgTGCTTAAGATCATGATTACAAAGCCCCAGAGGGAAAATGGGGAAATCAATTGtgatgggttaaaaaaaaataaattgcaagATCAACTTTTGAGAGAGAACGCAATAACTTTTGGGAGATCTCACAAAACCTTTGAAACTATGTGAAGCTTCAAGACACACTTCTGGTAGTAGCTTGCCTCCACTTATCCACATGAGGAAAATCATTTGGAAACGCATCATCAGCATTTCCTCACCCCTTACTATGCAATTATAGATGTGTAAAGTGATATTACTATaagaacatttatttataaGCTGATCTACTAAGCGCTAACTTGCATaaccaaagtaaaaaaaaaattgtactatTAGTGGGAGCGCTGAAGGTGATCTACTGTGATTGCATGCACAATTTTTAACAAGCACAAaagtgcattcattttctaccgcttatcctaacgagggtcgcggggggtgctggagcctatcccagctgtcttcgggtgagaggcggggtacaccctggactggtcgccagtcaatcacaaggcacatatagacaagcaaccattcacactcacattcatacctatggacaatttggagtcgccaatcgcCTGCATTTCAAACATGCTAAATATAGATGCAAAAATAGAGACCACAAGGAATTTCAGGTTTGATCATTCACATTTCAGCTGCTAAATGATTACATTTGCATCCACCACACCCAGTATTTTGCTTGCTCGTCTTGCTCATCTGCATATATTTGATCGCTAATGCTGTTTTGCTGATTTGACTGATGCAACCCTCACTGCACTCTGTTAACAGACCAGCTTTAAGCACATGATGGAACTTGTTTTTATATGTGCAAATCAGTATTAGCAAATCAATATTAGAGCAAGAATcagtatttgtattgtagtgtaaatgaatgcattataACATTTCTGTAAATGCAAATCGACACTTGATTCTTTACAGCTCCATCAGAATCTGAATCAGAGGCCAGTTACACGTCTGCCCCTCGCAGGGACTCAACAGACAGTGAGAACTCCGGCAGGGCCAAAAACAGATACAGGTGGGAATTTATCAAAATAACTACAAGACCATAcagaataaaacaaatattatctTCCTAGTTATTGCTTTTTGGCATTGCCAGACAGGAACCATCATTATTGGTGTAACACACTTTTGCATTGTAATATAGCCCTGTGTGGACAATGGTACTGCAGCTCGTTTTTACACTACATACAGTAGATAAAATTATCCAGACGTCACTTCTCTTGACACAAatagtgtgtcttttttttttttttaaaacccatGTTTGGAAATTTATTTTTGAAGATACTGGtgtattgcaataaaaaaattatatcctTCTTCTTGTTAGAGGTGAAGTGTAGAATTTCCAAGTGTCCAAGTGCAGAATAAAATCGTCTAATTTTCCCTGATGCTGCTCCCAGAGTCCTTCCCGAGGTCAAGCCGTCTTCGGTCCGTGTGAATCCGGAGCCCCCTCGCCGAATCTCATTGCCAGTCCAACCACCGCCTCCCCCCGATGGTCAGTTCACTGTTTTTTAGTGTCACATTGTCTCCTCTCTTTTCTGAAGTCATTACAGCATCTTTTTCATCTTTCTTCACCATTCAGATTCCTCGGAGTCAGACCAGCTGTTTGACCTCCGGAGGTCGGGGAGCTCGGACCTTGGGGATGAGCGACGTAGGTACGGTAATGGTATATATTACATCCACTGACGTTGGCATCCGCTTTCTAATGTTAATTTGTAATGTGACTGATGTGAATAATGGTATTGTTCGCATTGTAGCGAGAAGCCTGTGGTGATTATCATCACATTTCCCTCCCATGCCATCAGTGGAATTTAGGTTGTGGTTGAAGTTGACTTTAAAGATTCCACTGtaacttgttttttcttttttttaaatacctgtTTTATATCTAACAGTGCTCCAAATGTGGCAAACAAAAGTGGTACCGTGAGGTCTGGAATCTCCGTGAAGAACAATCTACCAGCCCACTGTAAAAGCAGCTTTGAACATTTTTTAAGCTGAAGAACTGGCAACTCTTTTAACCAGcttttattattaacatcaTCAGACACCGCTCCAGCCAAGCCTGCTGAAGAGCCAATCTACTCCTTACCTCCAGATTCATACCCAACATCCAACCCAGGGTGAGTCCTTCTTTTCTTCACAACCCAGCAACAGCGTTCTGCACGGCAGGCTGTGTTAAAACTGTTCTTTTTTACATTCCTCAGGTACAGTTCCGACTTGCAAACTGTGTCCTTTGTCAAGGAAGGCAGCGTGGGCCTGAGGTTGGTAGGTGGCAATGATGTGGGCATCTTTGTTGGAGGAGTGCAGCCCAACAGCTCCGCCTATGAGCAGGGTATGAAAGAGGGAGACCAGATATTGAAGGTGAGGGCCGTCGCTGCTTGTTTaccacagttaattggttccgaaCCCAACCACAattagtgaatttccacaaagtaggattcaataataatataataatatgaatattttcatagttggaatatagaaaacctgttgatgaatttgtaaatatgatttttaccattattaccacATGAAATAAAGCCCTATAATCATGTTTACTCTCCTTTtaatctttatttacaacacattgttCAACTCTAATGCGCAGGCTACACGATCACTGCAGGGATACAAGAGATGGCTGTTGTCTTAAACGGTGCATGCTGCTAAGCtgactagttagcctccaacttatttattctaaacttgtttttcaactttttttttttgctccatcatgtctgacatgatatgGCTGACTCCATGGAATGTCTCAtcattgtaacattactgacacctagtggacaGAACACTGCATAAACCAGAATGGCCTTTCAGAATGGCCTTCATTgatcttgtcacttatacagaagtacaaacCAAACTGTGCAAGCAACACAAGATTTGAGAACAGAAATTAAAGGTGCGATCCCTTCTTGGCttcaaatgacactttttttcagcAGAAATTAATAAACACCATCACACACTTTCGACCGTAAAGCACACAAAGTCTAAATCTAAATTCTAAAATCTAAACTTCCCTGTTGCACCATGAACATTGTCATGTATTTGTCACAGGTCAATAACACAGAGTTTGGCCATTACACTCGAGAAGAAGCCGCCAATTTCCTTCTGAACATCAAGAGAGGAGAGAAAGTGGACATCCGCACTCAGAACAAGATGGACAGTGAGTATGGTCGAAGCACGACAGGTCCAATCAACGTCCAATCGTTTTAATAATTTCTCTCCTCTTTTCCAGTTTATAAGAAGATCATCAAGTCCAACCTGGGGGACAACTTCTACATCCGCACACACTTTGACCACGAGACTGATCACCCCATCGGGCTCAACTTCACACGAGGAGAGGTGTTCCGGGTCGTGGACACCATGCATCGTGGGAAGCTGGGCAACTGGCTGGCCATACGCATGGGGAATGACCTGCATGAGCTGGACAAAGGCACTATCCCTAACCAGAACAGGTACAGTATATGGTATACAGGTGTATTTTTGGTATATTTTCCAGGTTCTGTGTTAAAGACAAAGGTGGAataaatgcacacacatttgATATACTACTTACAAACTGTAGTATcaatttatctgtacaaaccactgagTAAGAGAAGACCAATAAGAGATGAGAGAAATGCCATGTGGTTTTTTCAACATATTTCGAACCCTGCCGATTCTCTTCCTGGCATTCTTCATCCTGCAGGGCCGAGGCTCTGGCCAGCCAAGAGCAGGCGCAGAGGGCAAGTGGGGAGCGGCAGGTGTCTGGACCCAGGGCTGAGTTCTGGAAACTACGGGGCCTCAGAGGGAACAAAAAGAATGAGAAGAACGTGCGGCGCTCTCGCGACGACCTCCTGCAGCTCACCATTCAAGGCAAATTCCCTGCCTATGAGAGAGTCCTGCTTAGAGAAGGTGCTTACTCACTACATAATTGATATCCACTTCTTTTATACAAAGTATATAACCtcatttttaaactgtttataaACTCTCTGCAGCTAATTTCAAACGACCCATCGTCATCCTGGGGCCTCTTAATGATATTGCTATGGAGAAGCTGGCCAGAGAACTGCCTGATGAATATGAAGTAgctggtatgttttttttatttccatttggaTACATAAAATTTTGGACCCACAgttgaaaacaattttttttctatgttttgtCAGAGATGGTTCCTCGCAGTGGTGGAGGAGACAGCAGCTCAACGGTTATAAAATTGGACACTGTGAGGAGGATAGCGGAGAAGGTGAGCTAATAAAGTGAAATTGAGGGAAATGTTGCTATTTCACTTACTGTTTTGTTGCCAGGAcaagcaccctctgctggacaTCACCCCCACTGCTGTGGAGAGGCTGAACTACATCCAGTATCACCCGATGGTGATATTCCTGGACCCCCACAGCCGCAAAGATGTCAAAGCCATGAGGCAGAGGTACAGTCCTGACTCCAACAAGAGCTCCAGACGCCTCTACTCACAGGCACTCAAACTAAGGAAACACTGCAGCCATCTTTTCTCAGGTAGTCCATCACATGCCTGCATGTCATGTGTACTGtttgtacaatgacaataattctGCTGTACATCATCCCTCCAGCACGTGTTGATCTGCAGCCCGGCTCCAATGTTTGGTACCAGGTTCTAAAAGACAAGATCCGCCACCAGCAGTCCAAACCAGTCTGGGTCTCTGAAGTCACGGTATTTTGCACCTTTTTTTAGTTTCTAGTTTAGTTTCTAGGGGTGCCATTTGTGTCGATTGTGAGCTACCGGTCAATCACAAAGATAGtttggtggatgagtggttagcatgaaggccacacagtcaggagttgGGAATTCAATctcaccctcagccatctctgtttgcatgttctccctgtgcatgtgtgggttttctccgggaactcgggtttcctcccacattccaaaaacatgctaggttaattggcgactccaaattgtccataggtttgtttgtctatatgtgccctgtgattggctggcgaccagtccggggtgtaccctgcctctcggccaaaagacagctgggataggctccagcacccccgcgacacccgtgaggataagcggtagaaaatgaataaatggatgaatgaacaaaataagaTGTCGGCCCGTGACAATAATAACTCCACATTAACTTTTATTGCTGGGAATGGTATTAAAAACTCCACAGTGGAAACAAGCATGATTGCGGTTTGTCACTCCAAACTGCACTATGGAAAGCTGACTGACACAAAAGGCCGTTTTGGCCTTTTccagcttttctttttttgtataaatagTCTGTCTGTATAAATAGAACTAACatggaatgatggacaaaatcgACCACacgattttttttactgtgtgtgCATAATGACACCAGCAGTAAATGGAAGTATATACTGTAGTTGACCCAGCATTTTTTCTGCTTCTTTGTACTTGCAGTTTTAGTGTTGTGTATCATTAACACTCAACCCGGCAGTTTTCCTTGTGTTTCCATGTTGCTGTTCTGTATAAACAGCACAGATATAGAATGGGGAGACAAAGTTGATGGAGTCAGTCACTTGCATGTATAAATGGCACACATGCGAAAATTACTGTCAACTCATTAGTTTTCCTGCCTTTTTACTGTATTGGTGCTGCGTATAAAAGGCAATGAGTGGGAGTAGGGAGTCAACTTGGAAAAGTTCATACCTTTTTTTCTGTCTTGCTGTTCTCATAAACCGAACATTTCCCTGCCTTTTTCCACATTCTTGTTCGGTATAAATGACACTAACAACCATCAACCCGGAAATATTCATGACTTTTTCCGTTTTGCTGTCTGTAAAATTTGCACAGACTTGGATCGGCGAGGCGAAGTCAACCAAGCATTTTGTTTCCCTTTTCCTAGCTGTGTACAAACTGCACTGACACAGAACGGGAAGACAAAATTAATCAGCGCTGTTCCTCTCTTTTGTTCATGTTACTGTTCTATATAAACAACATGGGGGTCACAAAGGTCCAACCTGCGTTTTACGCTTTGTGAGGTGCTTTCAGAGCCGTAACAGAGATACGATAGGTATGAGAAATATAATACTTCTCTTATAAATACTCGTATAAATACCTCTATAAATACTTCTCTTGCCCTGTGGCGTTGTTAACAATTGTTGCTGTGGAACAAGTATTGACATTGTGACACCTTGAACTGTGTGACTGTGGGATGCTGTCGCTCTGTGTGACGGCACACACTGTTTTGGCAAAGCTGGATGAATGCCAGGTTGTGTAAAAAGAGGCCTCACTCTTATTTGTCTTCTCCCGTGAATTAGGGTCGgggaatattttttatatattggtATAGATTCCTCCAATGATAAGACTTATACCGATATACTAAATGCTAAATGTAAACAAGCTGATTTGATGACTAGCTTGGTTGTGTGTGCGCGGCTCGGGCTTGATGATAATATTTTCACCAGGTTGTGTGTTATGGCTTTAATGTAAGGTAGGTTTTTACAGTGCTCGATGATGACGTTGTGAGTTAAACAATATGAGAAAcatgttaattattttttccgTAGCTTGTCTTAACTGTAACAAAATTATCTACACACACGGAACACACTTCcgtgaccgtccttcaaaataagagccctGTTTACCCTATGTCCGCATAAACAAGAGTGTCAAAAAATATCTtgatatgcagttggaattgcatgggtgacttcATCTTCACAAGCACAGggattacagtttgttgaagatttcataacaatgtgtgcagaggctgacatcccattagaaaggTTAGGcagtttgttaccaataaataaatgtgctttacaatttcacaagtgtatttcattatatggcttatggtttgtagctttttatacaaggcTTGTCTGAATttctattttatattgttttatatcgTCATTTTGTAATATATCCAACCCTAATGTGAATCTTTCTCCCTGTCCAGTTGGAAAGTGGTGGACAACAAGATCTGGACGCTCTGGATCAAACCCAGTCAGACTACCTCAGTGCTGCAAGTGACTTGGAGGACACAGACGGCGAGGCCTTCACTGATGGTGAGGTCTACACGGACAATGAGGACCTGGATGAAGCCTACCCGGGTCAGGAGGCAGCCAGGAGCTCCAGGGTATCGGGAGCAGCTCTTGCGCGATCATCTGAGCCTGCCTGGGGCCACCGCAGTCCCGACGACATGGACCTTGAGCCTCACTCCGACGATTACTCTCTGGGTGGGGAAATCCCGCCTTTGATGCATGTGCCCGAGCCTGCAACACTCCGCCGACAGAGTAGCAGCCCGCCTCTCAATCATCCGGATGACTACCCTTCTCACCGTAGTTTTACAGACTCTGACTTCAGCAATCTGGACGCCCTGGCACCCACCACTCCATCAGACGGTCCCCCGGATTTTATTGCCCCTAATCCATCCACAAGATACTCTTTGAGTGAGCCCTCGTATGTGGATGAGCCTCCTGAGAGCCCCCAACAAGCTAGCCTGGCTGCCATTGAAGAGAAATTACAGCAGGTATTTAAACTGTGTGTTTTAAGCCTGACAATTAGTAGTAAGACAGGGCAAACTTGAGTGCACTGCCAGCTGCAACCAGCGGAGGCGTTGTTCAAATGTAAATAAGAAAGAAACCCTTACTTTACCTACTTGTCTCTAAACTTAACAGACATAACACATACAATTTGACTCAACTCATTACTTTTTGTTGTCAACTGGCCATGACTTTTATATGGTCAAAGTTCATATGTAACAAGTCAAAAATTGATTTACAATTGTCATTTTAAAGAGCCTGATGAGGGCTGTATGGATTTGGCTTTAGTTCCTTTAATGTTGACACAAGGACCAAATGACATGCGCTTTTACTTTTTCCACCTTGCATCAAGGTCAAATACagtcaaatgcaaaaaaaatgttagacCAACTACGAATGACCTGTCAAAGTTGACTACTAATGGTGTCAAATTTAGAACAACATACATCAACTGGTAGTCATATCCACGCTACGAATGAGATTTGCCAAGTCTGCCACTATTTTGGCAGTATGGTGTCATATGtggtaaatatgacaaaaaaccAAATAAACAATCATGATAAGTAAATAACACTTTTTCTGCAATTTAACTTCTGTTACAGGCCCGTCTCACAGAGCCGCAGACACAAGCGGAAGACAAGAAGCCCCCCCAGTTCATTGTGTAAGTCTTACATGCTCTtatctgcttttgtttttgtactcAGTTTTAGCATCCATTTTACATCCACCTGTCTCTTACATTTTTGCAGGCTGGCACATCATCACCAAGCAGTCCAGTTCAGACGCACGCAAATCCGAGGAGGCAGCGACAGTTCAGATGAGGATGACGAGGACGAGGCAGAGGACATTGAATGGGGTCCAGCGACAGAACTGTAGACAACTCAGATGTTCAACATCAGAGTCTAATGATCAAACAAAGACACTCCGagagactctttttttttttttttctcccaacaaAAACtagtaaacatttttaatgcaaattCTTTATTTCAGTTTACTGTGTAAAAGAAaagattttttgttgttgttcaaaACGTTGCCCTCACCTTTCTTATTAAACTACAATTTAAAATGGTTCAAAGAAAGTCTATGAATATTGTAACGATTTTGAGCCCAATGTCAATCCTTTCATACACACAACACTACTAAATGTCTATCTTCAGCGATATTATACGCCAAGGGAATATGTCTGATATTGCATTAAACTAATTGCAAATTGCATAAAATCAAATGTTTagaagcaaaaaaaacccagcacaATTAATACAGCTTTTTTGGCTCTTGAGATCTTGAAACACATCTGGAGTTTTTAAagaattattatactattatatgaTTATACTATTTTACAGTGAATTGtgtcttattgttttttatgaaaaacaaatattactCACTGGCTAGCCAGAGTCCTTTAAAAAAGTAAGGAGGCATATTTTGGAACTTCATATTTCAGTAGAACCACATGATTCCCCACAGCCAATCAGTGAAGACACATGATATAAATGCAACAATGATTGCAGGTGTTGAAAATGTgctaacattaaataaatattgaaattgTTTTTCACCGAGGAACTTGAAAGTATAACTTGTAGCTTCATGACGTCTGGATCGTAGTGCAAATCTATTTTATTCGTTTGTTTGGTTacatatggtggtggtggtggggggggggggggtctaactTACGTTGTAGCGCAGGTGCATGCCGGCGGACGGTTACCACGTCAAGTGACGTAGCGCACGTGTGATTTGACCTGTTAAGTTGATTGCTGTTTTCATCAAAGGTTGTTTGCCTGTTTAAAGAACATctgaagtcggccattttggtgtCCATTTGTTTTAACGGGAAACGTTAAGGGTAGAATACAGTACTTAGACTAGTTGATAAAGTCGTTTGCTGCACCTCTTCCTCACCCTCCCTTGAGGAAGCGGCGGCCCGCCTCTTTCACTCTGTAGTCTATTGAGCCCTCTCAGCTCGATGAGCGACAACCGAAGGAGGACGGACAGACACGCACCGTGGATCAGGATCCGGTCGGATGATACCGACTCCCCTCTGAGCAGCACAACAGGCGGCACAACACCCAAGTGGCGAGtaggggggtgggtggggggcttATACGTTAAACTCAAAGAGGTCGGCATGGAAGGTAGAGGCACCCTAAAGATGTTCACTAGAAAGAAGAGGGAACTTATCAAGACACCGTCCATCTCCAAGAAGAGCCGTACTGGAAGTCCAGGACCTCCAAATACGGTAGGTTCCGATAAGTACACGAGGGACACTTGCTGTCTATTTACAGTACGTGAACGCGTCACGTCTTCACGGTGTAGAAAGTGCAACTTGGACTTACTTGGTGGCTAAAGAAGCCATTTCCTCAATTCAAGTTTTGCAAGGTTTTTCATGACCCAGGGGACTGAGAATCGGCACAGGCGTTAGTTATTGTGATTTCGATAATACGACACAGTCGTTCAACATAAAGGTCTTTTGAGGCCTatactgacccctagtggtTGTTTATATGTATTGCTGGCATTAGTACGTGTTTGTCTGTTGGCAGGTAGCCTAAGAGCACATTTTGAACTTGGTGAATATTTTGTTGGTATGTACTGTTTAACATGGCTGAAGTGCCtttttctggttctatggttgtcatcaaTTTATTACTTAACAGTCCCTGGGAACCCTTTGTGATGTTTTGGCATTGTTTGTCATTATAAGAAGATTTTGAACTGTCAAATGGCACTATGAAATATGTTGCATTTTGTGGGCAGCACGCTAGACTAGTGGTTAGAACCTCTGCCATCACAGTTACGCGATCCAGGTTTGAACGCTTAGGTTTTCGATGGTTTTCTggcccacatcccaaaaacatgtatgttgGGATGATTGTAGACTAATTGTCCatgggtgtgagtgtgaatagtcgGTTGTccctatg is a window of Doryrhamphus excisus isolate RoL2022-K1 chromosome 5, RoL_Dexc_1.0, whole genome shotgun sequence DNA encoding:
- the tjp3 gene encoding tight junction protein ZO-3 isoform X3; its protein translation is MEELTIWEQHTITLNKDPKLGFGFALSGGKDKPHPDSGDTAVIVSDVLPNGPAMGRLFNKDQIVMVNGISMENVHSNYTIQTLKALDKTANITVKRPRKIHIPATSRPTRAASHSNLLDPEPPRRTRRYSDGSDNRDASRYRARARSSSPDRNGYGGAMPLMSSGYKRLPHHDVADKPLRTTLVKKKITDEYGLKLGSQIFIKHMTETGLAAKEGTLQEGDLILKINGMTTENLSLLETKHLVEKSRGKLTMTVLRDNRKFLVSIPEVEDSAPNSEEDRRRNSSSEMEDISDLDDRSHSHRTSRHPTREKRTHRTRADIPLVHKSRESSPVRSTLTRPPRGYAPRRAAYESESDRSASPPPMRMDSLDMRDHSSKYKSLSGLSTLPNTRSSSSHNWTSPRPSSSSSRPRRPVSESDSDRSASPPPHRDSPRLDRYNPLVLPADLPSLRDSPILVRQEPPRRVNSPLRVPRPDSESESDGSSAPPRRQSTAYSQDSHSRYRVLPDVSSQPKPRRQSASGIPALTASHRAPSESESEASYTSAPRRDSTDSENSGRAKNRYRVLPEVKPSSVRVNPEPPRRISLPVQPPPPPDDSSESDQLFDLRRSGSSDLGDERRSAPNVANKSGTVRSGISVKNNLPAHYTAPAKPAEEPIYSLPPDSYPTSNPGYSSDLQTVSFVKEGSVGLRLVGGNDVGIFVGGVQPNSSAYEQGMKEGDQILKVNNTEFGHYTREEAANFLLNIKRGEKVDIRTQNKMDIYKKIIKSNLGDNFYIRTHFDHETDHPIGLNFTRGEVFRVVDTMHRGKLGNWLAIRMGNDLHELDKGTIPNQNRAEALASQEQAQRASGERQVSGPRAEFWKLRGLRGNKKNEKNVRRSRDDLLQLTIQGKFPAYERVLLREANFKRPIVILGPLNDIAMEKLARELPDEYEVAEMVPRSGGGDSSSTVIKLDTVRRIAEKDKHPLLDITPTAVERLNYIQYHPMVIFLDPHSRKDVKAMRQRYSPDSNKSSRRLYSQALKLRKHCSHLFSARVDLQPGSNVWYQVLKDKIRHQQSKPVWVSEVTLESGGQQDLDALDQTQSDYLSAASDLEDTDGEAFTDGEVYTDNEDLDEAYPGQEAARSSRVSGAALARSSEPAWGHRSPDDMDLEPHSDDYSLGGEIPPLMHVPEPATLRRQSSSPPLNHPDDYPSHRSFTDSDFSNLDALAPTTPSDGPPDFIAPNPSTRYSLSEPSYVDEPPESPQQASLAAIEEKLQQARLTEPQTQAEDKKPPQFIVLAHHHQAVQFRRTQIRGGSDSSDEDDEDEAEDIEWGPATEL